A single genomic interval of Daucus carota subsp. sativus chromosome 1, DH1 v3.0, whole genome shotgun sequence harbors:
- the LOC108207089 gene encoding cytochrome P450 CYP736A12, with translation MTANDLVIVLVVAGASWLLIHVWRTLISKTLNQKAPPGPPGLPVLGHLHMLGKLPHRNLYNLSQKYGPIMSLRLGSVPTVILSSPAAVELFFKTHDTVFASRPSTQAGDYLLYGTKGIGFAKYGAYWRSARKLCMVELLSAEKVKSMAGMRREDVRLFVESLRKAAAAREVVDITDKTVHLIEDMTCRMLFGKSRDERFDWSAIVHDMAEDLGTFNISDYIPYLGALNLQGLTKRFKVTSEAVDKILETILDDHEKNAGNGYKENERDFVDVILALKKNSAGTHEQLARNIDRSHIKAIVLNLLFGAIDASPTAIEWTMSELIRHPRVMKLLQEEINNVAKDCDFVEESHLSKLEYLDMVIKESLRLHPVSPIIAPHESTEDIVIDGYHIPKKSRVLVNIWALGRDPRFWSENVEEFVPERFKSSNIDLLGQSFQLLPFSSGRRVCPGKHWGLLTLKLVVAQLVHSFHWELPCGMSPEELPMDEFFGLSAPRANHLLAIPRIRLS, from the exons ATGACAGCTAATGATCTTGTTATTGTTTTGGTAGTAGCCGGAGCCTCATGGCTGTTGATTCATGTATGGCGAACCCTGATCTCCAAGACCCTGAACCAAAAGGCACCACCAGGCCCCCCTGGTTTACCAGTCCTCGGTCATCTCCACATGTTAGGAAAACTCCCCCACCGAAATCTTTACAATCTGTCTCAAAAATACGGTCCCATAATGTCCCTCCGCCTTGGTTCTGTACCAACAGTTATCTTATCGTCCCCTGCTGCAGTTGAGCTCTTCTTCAAGACCCATGACACTGTTTTTGCTAGCCGTCCCTCAACTCAGGCAGGGGACTACTTGTTGTATGGAACCAAAGGCATTGGATTTGCTAAGTATGGAGCTTATTGGCGTAGCGCGAGAAAGTTGTGCATGGTGGAGCTTCTCAGTGCAGAGAAGGTGAAATCCATGGCAGGGATGAGAAGGGAGGATGTGAGGTTGTTTGTTGAGTCCCTTAGGAAAGCTGCTGCTGCACGGGAGGTGGTTGATATTACTGACAAGACGGTCCATCTGATTGAGGACATGACATGTAGAATGTTGTTTGGGAAGAGCAGAGATGAGAGGTTCGACTGGAGTGCTATAGTACACGATATGGCAGAGGACTTGGGAACCTTCAATATTTCGGATTATATCCCATATTTAGGGGCACTTAATCTCCAG GGATTGACTAAGCGGTTCAAAGTTACTAGCGAGGCAGTAGACAAAATATTGGAAACTATACTCGATGATCATGAAAAAAATGCGGGTAATGGCTATAAGGAGAATGAGAGAGATTTTGTAGATGTCATTCTAGCTTTGAAAAAGAATTCTGCTGGTACTCATGAGCAATTAGCACGGAACATTGACAGATCACATATTAAAGCAATCGTGTTAAACTTGCTTTTTGGAGCAATAGATGCCTCCCCAACTGCAATCGAATGGACCATGTCAGAACTCATTCGACATCCAAGGGTGATGAAACTTCTACAAGAAGAGATTAATAATGTAGCCAAGGATTGTGATTTTGTGGAAGAGTCACATTTGTCAAAACTAGAATACCTAGACATGGTAATCAAGGAAAGCTTGAGATTGCATCCAGTTTCACCTATAATAGCTCCTCATGAGTCGACGGAGGACATTGTGATAGATGGATATCACATACCAAAGAAATCACGCGTTTTGGTCAATATTTGGGCCCTTGGACGTGATCCAAGATTTTGGTCAGAAAATGTGGAAGAATTTGTTCCAGAGAGATTTAAGAGCAGTAACATAGATCTTCTGGGCCAGAGTTTTCAACTTCTACCGTTTAGTTCAGGCCGAAGAGTTTGTCCAGGTAAACACTGGGGCTTACTAACATTAAAACTGGTGGTAGCTCAGTTGGTGCACAGCTTCCACTGGGAACTACCTTGTGGGATGTCACCAGAAGAGTTGCCTATGGATGAATTTTTCGGTTTGTCGGCACCAAGAGCAAATCATCTCCTTGCAATACCAAGAATCCGTCTATCTTAA
- the LOC108222076 gene encoding tabersonine-19-hydroxy-O-acetyltransferase: MALRGLIRSSIFRRQLHVISRSSSNIRPASPTPSKLKQYNIPLHDRMIPDFSIPMVFFYPINSNHSSKAIPDNVSKSDVLKKSLSETLSKYYPFAGRLCSGSYVDCNDQGVHFVDAQIECKLSEVLEKPPVKEEEEGLGHLFPPRTIWNQLSDLYGGTVMHVQVNHCTCGGIALAVSLSHLLGDALTLCSFLRYWASLSFNSGDHQKSLHLCPRFVYELLPPSYDRDSIPIVSYPDKNWTTKAIVFPNKKLAKLKAAVENEDKVDGVVEDQKYTRNELLTALIYRCIVAAVARTNSGTREGSGFIRSVNVRPLLDPLLPETSVGNFVIPNYILTSTESETKFRTLVGRMREEKRQLNGIKSLEGHQVETKIRELSKKHRLYGISSMCNFPLYDVLDFGWGKPMNAVLVDTPMVDCVNLMDTANDGIRAMIGLGEQDMKFFLAQEDLLTYASL, from the coding sequence ATGGCATTGAGAGGATTGATTCGGTCATCGATCTTTAGAAGGCAGCTGCATGTGATATCGAGATCAAGCAGCAACATCAGACCAGCTTCTCCAACTCCCTCAAAGCTCAAACAATACAACATTCCTTTACATGATCGCATGATTCCAGATTTTAGTATTCCCATGGTTTTCTTTTATCCCATCAACTCTAATCACAGTTCAAAAGCAATCCCTGATAATGTGTCCAAGTCAGATGTACTCAAAAAGTCTTTATCCGAGACACTTTCCAAGTACTACCCTTTTGCTGGTAGGCTATGTTCTGGATCCTACGTTGATTGTAACGATCAAGGCGTTCATTTTGTTGATGCCCAAATCGAATGTAAGTTGTCAGAGGTTCTGGAAAAACCTCCTGtaaaggaagaagaagaaggtttaGGCCATCTCTTTCCACCGCGAACAATTTGGAATCAGTTGTCTGATCTTTATGGCGGTACTGTAATGCATGTTCAAGTAAATCATTGCACTTGTGGAGGAATTGCTCTAGCAGTTAGTCTTAGTCATcttcttggagatgctcttactctTTGCTCATTCCTAAGGTATTGGGCCTCTTTGTCATTCAACTCAGGTGATCACCAGAAATCATTACATCTATGTCCACGATTCGTGTATGAGCTGCTGCCTCCGTCATATGACAGAGATTCAATCCCAATTGTGTCATATCCAGATAAGAATTGGACCACTAAGGCGATCGTGTTTCCCAACAAAAAGCTAGCAAAACTCAAGGCAGCAGTGGAAAATGAAGACAAAGTAGACGGAGTAGTAGAAGATCAAAAATACACCCGAAATGAGCTTCTGACAGCACTCATTTACAGATGCATTGTAGCAGCCGTAGCCAGAACAAATTCAGGAACACGTGAAGGTTCAGGTTTTATCCGGAGTGTTAACGTGAGACCTCTGCTTGATCCGCTCCTGCCAGAAACAAGTGTAGGGAATTTCGTGATTCCAAACTACATTCTAACAAGCACGGAGAGTGAGACAAAGTTCAGAACGTTGGTAGGACGAATGCGGGAAGAGAAGAGGCAGCTAAATGGAATCAAGAGCCTGGAAGGGCATCAAGTGGAAACAAAAATACGTGAGTTGAGTAAAAAACACAGGCTCTATGGTATTAGCAGCATGTGTAATTTCCCACTGTATGATGTGCTGGATTTCGGGTGGGGAAAGCCGATGAATGCTGTGCTTGTGGACACACCGATGGTTGATTGCGTTAACCTCATGGATACCGCAAATGATGGTATCAGGGCTATGATAGGTTTAGGAGAGCAGGACATGAAATTCTTTTTGGCGCAAGAAGATTTGCTCACTTATGCATCTCTTTAA